One part of the Bacteroidales bacterium genome encodes these proteins:
- a CDS encoding polyphosphate polymerase domain-containing protein has translation MKILFDILNNFSSVSLKEIEKFSLMNRMDTKFILPVSKIPALLEKSKINYKVLEINNKHCLRYFSTYFDTNDFIMYHSHHNGKLNRYKIRKREYLDTNTGFLEIKIKSNKGNTKKIRIKNQSNNATDDFLTEEIDFINNNTPFTTKDLVATMSSNFKRITLIHNFNKERITIDFDLEFKNQQKSNKLPYLAIAEIKQERSSVSSDFKKYLRQENVFPSSMSKYCIGSILLYNKLKYNNFKSKLRTIKKLNYDFEFNNVNNRY, from the coding sequence TTGAAAATTCTGTTTGACATATTAAATAATTTTAGTTCTGTTTCATTAAAAGAGATAGAAAAATTCAGTTTAATGAACCGCATGGATACTAAATTTATTCTTCCTGTATCAAAAATCCCTGCTTTGTTGGAAAAATCCAAAATCAATTATAAGGTATTGGAAATCAACAACAAACATTGCCTCAGATATTTCTCTACTTATTTTGACACAAATGATTTTATTATGTACCATTCTCACCATAATGGTAAACTAAACAGGTATAAAATACGAAAAAGAGAATATTTGGATACAAATACAGGATTTTTAGAAATTAAAATAAAGTCAAATAAAGGAAATACAAAAAAAATAAGAATTAAAAATCAAAGTAATAATGCAACAGATGATTTTCTAACTGAAGAGATAGATTTTATTAATAATAACACCCCTTTTACCACAAAAGACCTTGTTGCTACAATGTCAAGCAATTTTAAACGTATTACTCTTATTCATAATTTTAACAAAGAAAGAATTACAATAGATTTTGACCTTGAATTTAAAAATCAACAAAAAAGTAATAAATTACCATATCTTGCAATAGCGGAAATAAAACAGGAAAGGTCTTCAGTTTCCTCAGATTTTAAAAAATATTTAAGACAGGAAAATGTTTTTCCTTCAAGTATGAGTAAATACTGTATTGGAAGTATTTTGCTATATAATAAGCTAAAATATAATAACTTTAAATCTAAATTACGTACCATAAAAAAATTAAACTATGATTTTGAATTTAATAATGTCAATAACCGATATTAA